The following is a genomic window from Choloepus didactylus isolate mChoDid1 chromosome 5, mChoDid1.pri, whole genome shotgun sequence.
AAGCCACCAGGAAATGCGaacccacccaccccactccaccccaattTTTCTGGTTAAAAGTAACTTtgaatctcagaaaaaaaaagtattttcatataTCTTTTCTCCAGCTATCCACAATCTCTTGTCTGCAGGAAAAAAGCAAACAGGAATgctaaggaaacagattttcctCTCTGCTCACCTCCCTAAAGCCACTTTCCAAAACTGAGATCTTAAGAATCTTGATTCCCTAAAGACCTCTCtgttttaaaaaagatgaaatgtaAGGACCTTTGCTCTGACTAGGAAGCAAACTGAAGACTTGGCATTGGGGAATAGCTAAGGCACGTTCTAAGCTACAATTTTCTTAAAAGGGTGAAGCTGAAAACAGAATTATTATCTCCAGAGGGATAAAATTTCTGTAACTGGCAGGGACAGACAGAAACAATTCCACTCCAGcaaccaccaccccaccaccactgAGCACCGACAGAACAGTTCCAGCGAGGGCCACAGCAGATTGACTACTCCTTCCTATACAGTCTCCAAATCCGCTTTTCACCTCACTGTGTCAGTCCCTCCTTAGTTCCTCAGCACACTCCTCCACGTACGTCTAAGAGGCCACTTCCTAAACcgcccctccacacacacacacacacacacaacaccatCGTGAGTTTTCAGTGGACTCGGCCCAACAACCGCCCTGCCTCCGGTGCGTCCCTCGCACTTGGGAGGCTCATGAAAGCCCGCGGACCAGGCGCCAGTTCCGGGACAGGGGAACCCCGGTGGTTCCGGCCTCCCAGGGTTCCCGCCCCCCACATCTCCACGCCGGAGCCGATTAAGTTGCTCTGCACAGAGCTGCAAGCACAGCCCCCGTCCCTCCCACTTCGGCCCCTCGCGTGCTCGGACGCTCCAGAGTACCCCCGCCTCCGCGGAGGTGAGCGAGCACTCACCGGAGGTGAGCTGCATCCAGGCACAGATCTTGTACACGGTGGCCGTGTTGCAGAAGAAAAAGAGGGTAAAGCAGACGATGCAGGCGATGATGAGCATCATGGAGAGGCCGATGAAGAAGGAGGCGGCTTTGAAGGCGCCGGAGGGCAGCGTGGAAAAGTCCGTGAAGCTGCCCCTGCAGGTCAGCTCCCGGGAGAAGCCGTTGCCGATGCAGTAGTGGAACAGCCCAAAATAGCCAGCTTGCGGGGTGTCCACGCCGTCGCCGATCCAGTAAGGCTGGATAAAGCACACCACATTGACGATGGCAAAGCAGATGGTGAAGATGGCCCACAGCACGCCGATGGCCCGCGAGTTCCGCACATAGTTAGTGTGGTACAGCTTGGCAGCCTCCTGAGCCGGGAGCAtcgcggcagcggcggcggcagcggcggcggcggctccgggcattctccccctcctcctcctactcgtcctcgtcctcctcctccccccgccTCTCCGCGCACAGGAGACACACCGAGCCGCGCGCGCTGCAACTCCCCAGCCTCCGCCTCAGCCCAGCAGCGCCAGTTTCAGAGTCTGCATCCT
Proteins encoded in this region:
- the LHFPL3 gene encoding LHFPL tetraspan subfamily member 3 protein isoform X1, with translation MPGAAAAAAAAAAAMLPAQEAAKLYHTNYVRNSRAIGVLWAIFTICFAIVNVVCFIQPYWIGDGVDTPQAGYFGLFHYCIGNGFSRELTCRGSFTDFSTLPSGAFKAASFFIGLSMMLIIACIVCFTLFFFCNTATVYKICAWMQLTSAACLVLGCMIFPDGWDSDEVKRMCGEKTDKYTLGACSVRWAYILAIIGILDALILSFLAFVLGNRQDSLMAEELKAENKVLLSQYSLE
- the LHFPL3 gene encoding LHFPL tetraspan subfamily member 3 protein isoform X2 gives rise to the protein MPGAAAAAAAAAAAMLPAQEAAKLYHTNYVRNSRAIGVLWAIFTICFAIVNVVCFIQPYWIGDGVDTPQAGYFGLFHYCIGNGFSRELTCRGSFTDFSTLPSGAFKAASFFIGLSMMLIIACIVCFTLFFFCNTATVYKICAWMQLTSAACLVLGCMIFPDGWDSDEVKRMCGEKTDKYTLGACSVRWAYILAIIGILDALILSFLAFVLGNRQDSLMAEELKAENKDDGNA